A stretch of Phragmites australis chromosome 12, lpPhrAust1.1, whole genome shotgun sequence DNA encodes these proteins:
- the LOC133886338 gene encoding chromatin modification-related protein EAF7-like, translating into MGRDKFDSQTYQRRTKARFDLHAQSDAPPLLTESGGNGSGSGSSSGHGRVHKATKRMPIPSGGIQIEEPAQTSNVPLGTTLSQRRTEKATNRGKGKAVASESRDHGEESDEEQEERVYVQPLKLHQPLRTCTSSDMPRRMVDYMKDPFYYEKEREEDPFYYEKTQAAAGRTGTSHAQEMEEESEEEEEDHGGAEESPQDDDGASGSGDGEENEEYEGSD; encoded by the exons ATGGGCCGTGACAAGTTTGACTCTCAAACTTATCAAAGAAGGACGAAAGCTCGATTTGATCTGCATGCTCAAAGCGACGCTCCTCCGCTGCTGACTGAATCTGGTGGAAATGGGAGTGGCAGTGGCAGTAGCAGTGGCCATGGGCGTGTCCACAAGGCTACTAAAAGGATGCCGATCCCGTCGGGCGGGATTCAGATTGAAGAACCGGCTCAAACCTCCAATGTGCCTCTTGGCACTACCTTGTCTCAAAGGAGAACAGAGAAGGCAACTAATAGAGGGAAAGGCAAAGCTGTGGCTTCAGAATCAAGAGATCATGGAGAAGAAAGTGAtgaggaacaagaagaaagggtcTATGTGCAACCTTTAAAGCTTCACCAACCCCTCAGAACATGCACTTCATCTGATATGCCCAGGAGAATGGTGGATTACATGAAGGATCCCTTTTACTATGAGaaggaaagagaggaggatccCTTTTACTATGAGAAGA ctcaagctgCTGCTGGGAGAACCGGAACGTCTCATGCTCAAGAAATGGAAGAAGAAtctgaagaagaggaagaagaccaTGGTGGTGCCGAGGAAAGTCCTCAAGATGATGATGGTGCTAGTGGAAGTggggatggagaagaaaatgaggaGTATGAGGGCAGCGACTAG